The proteins below are encoded in one region of Opisthocomus hoazin isolate bOpiHoa1 chromosome 24, bOpiHoa1.hap1, whole genome shotgun sequence:
- the IFT46 gene encoding intraflagellar transport protein 46 homolog has product MATAAGRRRAGMAERPAVETRLVENQPYDESLDLPEAEVAGGAAGTAAGARSPRAGGAGRPRGSRRPGLPEAGDRSSEEEGSGGQEEAAARPASPAALSEDEDDDDDDDSEEDEDSSETDSEDGSEAHGAALEGDFNLADYNYLPVSSEIKELFEYIKRYTPKTIEMEHKLQPFIPDFIPAVGDIDAFLKVPRPDGKPDNLGLLVLDEPSTKQSDPTVLSLWLTENSKQHTTTQQLKVKTVENADKNPKAIDSWIESISELHRCKPPATVHYTRPMPDIETLMQEWSPEFEELLGKVGLPTAEMNCDLAEYVDMICATLDIPVYKSRIQPLHVLFSLYSEFKNSQHFKPLADGKKGRSPPPNPPPQAADAEVLSFT; this is encoded by the exons ATGGcgacggcggcggggcggcggcgggccggcatGGCGGAGCGGCCGGCGGTGGAG ACCCGACTGGTGGAGAACCAGCCGTACGACGAGAGCCTGGACCTGCCGGAGGCCGAGgtggcgggcggcgcggcggggacggcggccgGGGCCCGctcgccgcgggcggggggcgcgggccggccccggggctcccgccggccggggctgcccgaggcgggCGATcgcagcagcgaggaggagggcAGCGGCGGCCAG gaggaggcggcggcccgccccgcctcccccgccgccctcaGCGAGGATGAGGACGATGACGACGACGACGACTCGGAGGAGGATGAGGATTCCTCCGAGACCGACTCGGAGGATGGCTCGGAGGCGCACGGCGCTGCGCTCGAGGG GGACTTCAATCTAGCAGATTACAACTACCTGCCAGTATCTTCCGAAATCAAAGAACTCTTTGAGTACATCAAGAG GTACACTCCCAAGACCATAGAGATGGAGCACAAACTGCAGCCTTTCATTCCAGACTTTATTCCTGCCGTTGGAGACATTGACGCGTTCCTTAAG GTTCCCCGTCCCGACGGCAAGCCTGATAACCTCGGCCTGCTGGTCCTGGACGAGCCGTCGACCAAGCAGTCGGATCCCACCGTGCTCTCCCTTTGGCTGACGGAGAACTCCAAGCAGCACACCACCACA CAGCAGTTAAAAGTGAAGACTGTGGAGAATGCAGATAAGAACCCCAAGGCCATTGACAGCTGGATTGAAAGCATCAGTGAACTGCACCGCTGCAAACCTCCTGCCACAGTCCATTACACCAG GCCAATGCCTGACATCGAGACCCTCATGCAGGAATGGTCACCGGAGTTTGAGGAGCTCTTGGGAAAG GTGGGCCTCCCGACCGCCGAGATGAACTGCGACCTGGCCGAATACGTCGACATGATCTGTG CCACTCTGGACATCCCCGTGTACAAGAGTCGGATCCAGCCTCTGCACGTCCTCTTCTCCCTCTACTCGGAGTTCAAGAACTCGCAG catttcaagcCCCTGGCTGACGGGAAGAAGGGCAGGAGCCCGCCGCCCAACCCACCTCCCCAGGCGGCAGACGCAGAAGTGTTAAGCTTTACTTGA
- the ARCN1 gene encoding coatomer subunit delta, which yields MVLLAAAVCTKAGKAIVSRQFVEMTRTRIEGLLAAFPKLMNTGKQHTFVETESVRYVYQPMEKLYMVLITTKNSNILEDLETLRLFSRVIPEYCRALEENEISEHCFDLIFAFDEIVALGYRENVNLAQIRTFTEMDSHEEKVFRAVRETQEREAKAEMRRKAKELQQARRDAERQGKKAPGFGGFGSSAVSGGTTAAMITETIIETEKPKVAPAPARPSGPSKALKLGAKGKEVDNFVDKLKSEGENIMTSVGKRSTEATKVLAPPVNVESVHMKIEEKISLTCGRDGGLQNMELHGMIMLHISDDKFARIRLHVENEDKRGVQLQTHPNVDKKLFTAESQIGLKNPEKSFPINSDVGVLKWRLQTTEESFIPLTINCWPSESGNSCDVNIEYELQEESLELNDVVITIPLPSGVGAPVIGEIDGEYRHDSRRNLLEWCLPVIDAKNKSGSLEFSIAGQPNDFFPVQVSFISKKNYCNIQVTKVTQVDGNSPVRFSTETTFLVDKYEIL from the exons atg GTGCTGTTGGCAGCAGCCGTCTGCACGAAGGCGGGGAAGGCCATCGTCTCCCGGCAGTTCGTGGAGATGACCCGGACCCGCATCGAGGGGCTGCTGGCGGCTTTCCCGAAGCTGATGAACACGGGGAAGCAGCACACTTTTGTGGAAACGGAGAGCGTGCGGTACGTCTATCAGCCGATGGAGAAGCTCTACATGGTGCTGATCACCACCAAGAACAGCAACATCCTGGAAGACCTAGAAACACTCCGGCTCTTCTCTAGAGTG ATCCCTGAATATTGTCGGGCTCTGGAGGAGAATGAGATCTCCGAGCACTGCTTCGACCTGATTTTTGCCTTTGATGAAATTGTTGCCCTGGGCTACCGCGAAAACGTAAACCTGGCACAGATTCGGACCTTCACTGAGATGGACTCGCATGAAGAAAAGGTGTTCCGAGCTGTCCGAGAG ACTCAGGAGCGCGAAGCAAAAGCTGAGATGCGCCGTAAAGCGAAGGAACTGCAGCAGGCCAGGAGGGACGCGGAGAGACAGGGCAAAAAGGCGCCCGGTTTTGGTGGCTTTGGTAGCTCGGCCGTGTCTGGGGGCACAACGGCGGCGATGATCACAGAGACCATCATTGAAACCGAGAAGCCCAAAGTGGCACCAGCGCCTGCCAG GCCTTCGGGTCCCAGTAAAGCCTTGAAACTTGGTGCTAAGGGGAAGGAGGTGGACAACTTCGTGGACAAGCTGAAATCAGAAGGAGAAAATATCATGACTTCAGTAGGCAAGCGCTCTACAGAAGCAACCAAAGTTCTTGCTCCTCCCGTTAACGTGGAGAG TGTACACATGAAAATAGAGGAGAAAATTTCCTTGACTTGTGGCCGTGACGGAGGGTTGCAGAACATGGAGCTGCACGGCATGATCATGCTGCACATCTCAGATGACAAGTTTGCACGGATCCGCCTGCATGTAGAAAATGAAGACAAGAGGGGGGTGCAGCTGCAG ACTCACCCAAACGTCGACAAAAAGCTCTTCACTGCAGAATCGCAGATTGGGTTGAAGAACCCAGAGAAGTCATTCCCTATTAACAGCGACGTGGGCGTGCTGAAGTGGAGGTTGCAGACCACTGAAGAGTCCTTCATTCCATTGACAA TTAACTGCTGGCCGTCGGAGAGCGGGAACAGTTGTGATGTTAACATCGAATACGAGTTGCAAGAGGAGAGCCTAGAGCTGAACGACGTGGTCATCACCATCCCCTTGCC GTCTGGTGTCGGTGCCCCCGTGATTGGGGAGATTGATGGTGAGTATCGCCATGACAGCCGGCGAAATCTCCTCGAGTGGTGCCTGCCAGTGATAGATGCCAAAAACAAGAGTGGCAGCCTGGAGTTCAGCATAGCAGGGCAGCCAAATGACTTCTTCCCTGTGCAAGTCTCCTTCATCTCCAAAAAGAACTATTGCAACATACAG GTTACCAAAGTGACCCAGGTAGATGGGAACAGCCCTGTAAGGTTTTCCACTGAAACCACCTTCCTGGTGGACAAGTACGAAATCCTGTAA
- the TMEM25 gene encoding LOW QUALITY PROTEIN: transmembrane protein 25 (The sequence of the model RefSeq protein was modified relative to this genomic sequence to represent the inferred CDS: inserted 5 bases in 3 codons), which yields MLPVPPLLGAPGGPGRCPGPAGPTVAGQRLARCALREAETRALACRAPXAALGWAPGGREREAGCWAAGAAGGTLTPTAARXRCPGDPASGEPRGVSVLLDVRCQARGAGPGATDGAEAXLRSAPGRSGTSPAAGRAAHCLDQPEILQAGARCEEAEGVGLLLVLSVLAQANVSGSVAWADWDRCVMANTSESLLAGAARYPALANHSLRVHLGGTGSNFSVSAANSVGVTTASLLLAGLLDARVELPLLGVGVGAALALGALLSLGSCAACLAWRRAKPVPGTERAGGSSPLHRCSRCSGSEHPRPRGACLPRQTRSLPPDLRLADLVQEAGASPEDTGASAGGEESARPGPENSLVICKHGFVQLLTSGRIYKVPSVSSSDEIWL from the exons ATGCTCCCGGTGCCGCCGCTGCTCGGTGCCCCGGGggggcccggccgctgcccgggtCCGGCGGGCCCCACCGTCGCGGGACAGCGGCTGGCGCGGTGCGCGCTGCGGGAGGCCGAGACCCGCGCCCTCGcctgccgggccc ccgccgcgctgggcTGGGCCCCGGGCGGCCGGGAGCGGGAGGCCGGCTGctgggcggcgggcgctgccggcggcACGCTGACCCCCACCGCCGCTCG CCGCTGCCCGGGGGACCCGGCCTCCGGGGAGCCCCGCGGCGTCTCGGTCCTGCTCGACGTCCGGTGTCAGGCCCGCGGCGCTGGCCCCGGGGCCACTGACGGAGCAGAGGC GCTGAGAAGCGCTCCTGGCCGCTCCGGGACGAGCCCTGCTGCCGGCCGTGCTGCTCACTGCCTGGATCAGCCGGAGATCCTGCAGGCCGGTGCCCGCTGCGAGGAGGCCGAGGGTGTGGGGCTGCTCCTGGTGCTCTCGGTGCTGGCGCAAGCCAACGTGTCCGGCAGCGTCGCCTGGGCAGACTGGGACAGGTGCGTGATGGCCAACACCTCCGAGTCCCTCCTCGCAGGCGCCGCGCGCTACCCGGCGCTGGCCAACCACTCACTCCGCGTCCACCTCGGCGGCACGGGCAGCAACTTCTCGGTCAGCGCGGCCAACAGCGTGGGCGTCACCACCGCCTCCCTCCTGCTCGCAG GTCTGCTGGATGCCCGCGTGGAGCTGCCCCTCCTGGGCGTCGGCGTCGGAGCCGCCCTGGCCCTGGGCGCCCTGCTCAGCCTGGGCTCCTGCGCCGCCTGCTTGGCGTGGCGCCGGGCCAAGCCGGTGCCGGGTACGGAGCGAGCGGGAGGGAGCAGCCCGCTCCACCGGTGCTCCCGTTGCAGCGGCTCCGAGCACCCGCGGCCACGGGGTGCGTGCCTGCCCCGCCAGACCCGGTCCCTGCCACCTGACCTGCGCCTCGCCGACCTCGTGcaggaggccgggg CTTCCCCCGAGGACACCGGAGCCAGTGCCGGGGGAGAGGAgagcgcccggccagggccggagAACTCCCTGGTCATCTGCAAGCACG GTTTTGTCCAGCTCCTGACGTCCGGGCGCATCTACAAAGTGCCCAGCGTGAGCAGCAGCGATGAGATCTGGCTGTGA
- the TTC36 gene encoding tetratricopeptide repeat protein 36, which translates to MATANDRAVLRSIFNPSTPFGDVAGLDEEEDAQEEEEDAQEEEGTAFAPELLERARALELQGVSAAEAGDVSAALERFSEAVRLLPQRASAYNNRAQALRLRGDVEGALRDLDAAISLSWGRGRAARQSLVQRGLLRRLQGRDEEARRDWERAARLGSGFARRQLALLNPYAALCNRALAEMMGRLRGPAPSELAPLPQ; encoded by the exons ATGGCCACCGCGAATGACAGGGCCGTCCTGCGGAGCATCTTCAACCCCAGCACCCCCTTCGGGGACGTCGCGGGCctggacgaggaggaggacgcccaggaggaggaggaggacgcccaggaggaggaag GGACGGCCTTCGCgccggagctgctggagcgggccCGGGCCCTGGAGCTGCAGGGGGTGTCAGCCGCCGAGGCGGGCGACGTGAGCGCGGCCCTGGAGCGGTTCAGCGAGGCCGTGCGGCTGCTGCCCCAGCGCGCCTCGGCCTACAACAACCGGGCGCAGGCCCTGCGGCTGCGGGGGGACGTGGAAG GCGCCCTGCGGGACCTGGACGCCGCCATCAGCCTGAGCTggggccgcggccgcgccgcccggcAGAGCCTGGTGCAGCGCGGGCTGCTCCGCCGGCTGCAGGGCCGGGACGAGGAGGCCCGGCGGGACTGGGAGCGGGCGGCGCGGCTGGGCAGCGGCTTCGCCCGGCGGCAGCTGGCGCTGCTCAACCCCTACGCCGCGCTCTGCAACCGGGCGCTGGCCGAGATGATGGGCCGCCTGCGCGGCCCCGCGCCGAGTGAGCTGGCCCCGCTCCCCCAATAA